From one Streptomyces sp. ICC1 genomic stretch:
- a CDS encoding [protein-PII] uridylyltransferase, with the protein MTSVEETTDDNTAGSGPSGYAAARLRLLQEESRSGPSRRSALAALTDDWLKALFAQAVRETGVRGAALVAVGGYGRAELSPRSDLDLVLLHDGRAEPRALAALADRLWYPVWDLGLALDHSVRTPGEARKTAAEDLKVHLGLLDARPVAGDVGLLAGLRTSVLADWRNQAAKRLPQLHSLCLERAERAGELRFLLEPDLKEARGGLRDVTALRAVAASWLADAPREGLAEARRRLLDARDALHLVTGRATERLSLQEQTPVAAHLGLLDADALLREVYEAARVVSYAGDVTWREVGRVLRARASRPRLRGLLGTRATVPERAPLAEGVVESDGEAVLALAARPDRDPVLPLRFGAAAAQAGLPVSLHAVRRLATQAKPLPVPWPAEAREQLLTLLGAGEPTVAVWEALEAEGIITKLLPDWERVRCRPQRNPVHTWTVDRHLIETAVRASELTRRVGRPDLLLMAALLHDIGKGWPGDHSVAGETIARDVALRVGFDPQDVAVLGALVRHHLLLIDTATRRDLDDPATVKAVAEAVGSAGTLEILHALTEADALATGPAAWSTWRGSLVADLVARVAAVLRGAAPAVTELEIPTTEQERLAVEALRTREPVLALHARQEEDAVGVELVVAVPDQPGVLPAVAGVLALHRLTVRAADLRSLELPDRLGEVLVLRWRVAAEYGALPQAARLRTDLVRALDGSLDVPARLADREAAYPRRRGVLPPPPRVTVVPEVSSLATVLEVRAPDAVGLLHRIGRALESSGVRVRSAHVSTLGANAVDTVYVVDGDGKPLAPPAATALAKAVQAALA; encoded by the coding sequence GTGACGAGCGTCGAAGAGACCACGGACGACAACACGGCCGGCTCGGGACCCAGCGGCTACGCCGCGGCCCGGCTGCGACTCCTCCAGGAGGAGTCGCGGTCCGGGCCTTCCCGGCGTTCCGCCCTGGCCGCCCTGACCGACGACTGGCTGAAGGCGCTGTTCGCCCAGGCCGTACGGGAGACGGGCGTGCGGGGCGCCGCCCTCGTCGCCGTCGGCGGCTACGGCCGCGCCGAACTCTCCCCGCGCAGCGACCTCGACCTGGTCCTGCTCCACGACGGCAGGGCCGAACCGCGCGCCCTGGCCGCCCTGGCCGACCGGCTCTGGTACCCCGTCTGGGACCTGGGCCTCGCCCTCGACCACTCGGTCCGCACCCCGGGCGAAGCCCGCAAGACCGCCGCCGAGGACCTCAAGGTGCACCTCGGACTGCTGGACGCCCGGCCCGTCGCGGGCGATGTCGGACTCCTCGCCGGGCTGCGCACCTCCGTCCTGGCCGACTGGCGCAACCAAGCGGCCAAGCGGCTCCCGCAGCTGCACTCCCTGTGCCTGGAGCGGGCCGAGCGGGCCGGCGAGCTCCGCTTCCTCCTCGAACCCGACCTCAAGGAGGCCCGCGGGGGACTGCGCGACGTCACCGCGCTGCGGGCCGTCGCCGCGTCGTGGCTGGCCGACGCCCCGCGCGAGGGCCTCGCCGAAGCCCGGCGCAGGCTGCTCGACGCGCGCGACGCCCTCCACCTGGTGACCGGCCGCGCCACCGAGCGGCTCTCCCTGCAGGAGCAGACCCCGGTCGCCGCGCACCTGGGCCTGCTCGACGCCGACGCCCTGCTCCGGGAGGTGTACGAGGCCGCGCGCGTGGTCTCGTACGCCGGCGACGTGACCTGGCGCGAGGTCGGCCGCGTGCTCCGGGCGCGCGCCTCCCGCCCCAGGCTCCGGGGCCTGCTCGGCACCCGGGCGACCGTGCCCGAGCGGGCGCCGCTCGCCGAAGGCGTCGTCGAGTCCGACGGAGAGGCCGTACTGGCCCTGGCCGCGCGCCCGGACCGGGACCCGGTGCTGCCCCTGCGCTTCGGCGCGGCGGCCGCGCAGGCGGGACTGCCCGTCTCGCTGCACGCCGTACGCAGGCTCGCGACGCAGGCGAAGCCGCTGCCGGTGCCCTGGCCGGCGGAGGCCCGGGAGCAGTTGCTGACCCTGCTGGGCGCGGGGGAGCCGACCGTGGCCGTCTGGGAGGCGCTGGAGGCCGAAGGGATCATCACCAAGCTGCTGCCCGACTGGGAGCGGGTGCGGTGCCGGCCGCAGCGCAACCCCGTGCACACCTGGACCGTGGACCGGCACCTGATCGAGACGGCCGTGCGCGCCTCGGAACTGACCCGCCGGGTGGGCCGCCCCGACCTGCTCCTGATGGCCGCGCTGCTCCACGACATCGGCAAGGGCTGGCCCGGCGACCACTCGGTGGCGGGCGAGACGATCGCGCGCGACGTGGCGCTGCGCGTGGGCTTCGACCCGCAGGACGTCGCCGTGCTGGGCGCGCTCGTACGCCACCACCTGCTGCTGATCGACACCGCGACGCGCAGGGACCTGGACGATCCGGCGACGGTGAAGGCGGTCGCCGAAGCGGTGGGCTCGGCGGGCACGCTGGAGATCCTGCACGCGCTGACGGAGGCCGACGCGCTGGCGACCGGGCCGGCGGCGTGGAGCACCTGGCGGGGCTCACTGGTGGCCGACCTGGTCGCACGGGTCGCCGCCGTGCTGCGGGGCGCGGCGCCCGCGGTGACGGAGCTGGAGATCCCGACGACGGAACAGGAGCGCCTGGCGGTGGAGGCGCTGCGCACCCGGGAGCCGGTGCTGGCCCTGCACGCCCGCCAGGAGGAGGACGCCGTCGGGGTGGAGCTGGTGGTGGCCGTCCCCGACCAGCCGGGGGTGCTGCCCGCGGTGGCCGGCGTACTGGCGCTGCACCGCCTCACGGTGCGGGCGGCGGACCTGCGCTCGCTGGAGCTCCCCGACCGGCTGGGCGAAGTACTGGTGCTGCGGTGGCGGGTGGCCGCGGAGTACGGGGCCCTGCCGCAGGCGGCCCGGCTGCGCACGGACCTGGTGCGGGCCCTGGACGGCTCGCTGGACGTCCCGGCGAGGCTGGCGGACCGCGAGGCGGCGTACCCGCGCCGGCGCGGGGTGCTCCCGCCGCCGCCCAGGGTCACGGTGGTCCCGGAGGTCTCCTCCCTGGCCACCGTCCTGGAGGTGCGCGCGCCCGACGCGGTGGGGCTGCTGCACCGGATCGGGCGGGCGCTGGAATCCTCCGGGGTCAGGGTCCGCAGCGCGCACGTCTCCACCCTGGGCGCGAACGCGGTGGACACGGTGTACGTGGTCGACGGCGACGGGAAACCCCTGGCGCCCCCGGCGGCGACCGCCTTGGCCAAGGCGGTCCAGGCGGCCCTGGCGTAG
- a CDS encoding DMT family transporter, translating to MNTKPGPLRDLAPGIAGMALVGSSVTVSRSLVDAPLFGVQAVRYAAAALLLLALARAARVRIVLPRGREWLWLAGIAATGLVLFNVAVVRGVAHAEPAVIAVAVASVPILLGVIGPLLEGRRPSRRVLLAAPVVVAGAVLVEGTGRTDAAGVGWAALALVCEAGFTLLAVPVLRRHGAWGVSLHAVWLGAVMLAVLTVCFEGPAELVTVSPRQWATAGYLAVMVTAVAFLLWYRTVAAVGAGRAGLLTGVAPLAAAAAGAATGSGVPGPAVWLGLTVVIAGLAAGLRPESRPAVPAPVPPVPLVLPVPSAARKPRTDQEPAAP from the coding sequence ATGAACACAAAGCCAGGCCCGCTGCGCGACCTCGCCCCCGGCATCGCCGGCATGGCGCTCGTCGGCAGCAGCGTCACCGTCTCCCGGTCCCTCGTCGACGCCCCGCTGTTCGGGGTCCAGGCCGTCCGCTACGCCGCGGCCGCGCTGCTGCTCCTCGCCCTCGCCCGCGCGGCCCGGGTGCGGATCGTGCTGCCGCGCGGCCGGGAGTGGCTGTGGCTGGCGGGCATCGCCGCGACCGGCCTGGTGCTGTTCAACGTGGCGGTCGTACGGGGCGTCGCGCATGCCGAGCCCGCCGTCATCGCGGTCGCCGTGGCCTCCGTGCCGATCCTGCTCGGGGTGATCGGCCCGCTGCTGGAGGGCCGCAGGCCCAGCCGCCGGGTGCTGCTGGCCGCGCCCGTGGTGGTGGCCGGGGCGGTGCTGGTCGAGGGGACGGGCCGGACCGACGCAGCCGGGGTGGGCTGGGCGGCGCTCGCCCTGGTCTGCGAAGCGGGCTTCACCCTGCTCGCGGTGCCGGTCCTGCGGCGCCACGGAGCCTGGGGGGTGTCGCTGCACGCGGTGTGGCTGGGCGCGGTGATGCTGGCGGTGCTCACGGTGTGCTTCGAGGGGCCCGCGGAGCTCGTGACGGTGAGCCCGCGCCAGTGGGCGACCGCCGGATACCTCGCCGTCATGGTGACGGCGGTGGCCTTCCTCCTCTGGTACCGCACGGTGGCCGCCGTGGGCGCCGGCCGGGCCGGGCTGCTGACCGGGGTCGCGCCGCTCGCCGCGGCGGCCGCCGGCGCCGCGACCGGCAGCGGGGTGCCGGGCCCGGCGGTGTGGCTGGGCCTGACCGTGGTGATCGCCGGGCTGGCGGCCGGGCTGCGGCCGGAGTCCCGGCCGGCGGTGCCCGCTCCCGTCCCGCCCGTCCCTCTCGTCCTGCCCGTCCCGTCGGCCGCGCGGAAGCCCCGTACCGACCAGGAGCCGGCCGCCCCTTGA
- a CDS encoding P-II family nitrogen regulator: MKLITAIVKPHRLDEIKEALHRFGVQGLTVSEASGYGRQRGHTEVYRGAEYTVDLVPKIRIEVLVEDGDAEDVMRIVVDAAQTGKIGDGKVWSIPVDSVIRVRTGERGADAL; the protein is encoded by the coding sequence ATGAAGCTCATCACCGCGATCGTGAAGCCGCACCGGCTGGACGAGATCAAGGAAGCCCTGCACCGCTTCGGGGTCCAGGGACTCACGGTCTCCGAGGCCAGCGGCTACGGCCGCCAGCGCGGCCACACCGAGGTCTACCGGGGCGCCGAGTACACCGTGGACCTCGTACCGAAGATCCGTATCGAGGTGCTCGTCGAGGACGGCGACGCCGAGGACGTGATGCGGATCGTCGTCGACGCCGCCCAGACCGGCAAGATCGGCGACGGCAAGGTGTGGAGCATCCCCGTGGACTCGGTCATCCGGGTCCGCACCGGCGAACGCGGCGCTGACGCGCTCTAG
- a CDS encoding AraC family transcriptional regulator, protein MATPPYSSWMRYFSPTANHRRLGLVCLGVGVQQGVLPVVGPRVLDHHVAVVVCGGRGWFSHGGRAPQPVTAPALLWLVPGVEHHYGPDPGTGWEECFVDFSGHSVEAYTDLGYVTPDRPLVPLSGTAGVRHVVDGIVRAARRGGPLLEVEAAAAVHGLLVALRYARAEVSRHGDAVMDTLARDALLPISVAEHAARLGMPLPQLRRAVRRSTGEGVKEYLLGIRLSRAKELLARTDLPVAGVARRVGYEDAAYFSRLFSHRVGVAPGRFRQQQSTQQSTQQPSASR, encoded by the coding sequence ATGGCGACGCCCCCGTACAGCAGCTGGATGCGGTACTTCTCCCCCACCGCCAACCACCGCCGGCTCGGCCTGGTGTGCCTCGGCGTGGGGGTGCAGCAGGGGGTGCTGCCGGTGGTGGGCCCGCGCGTGCTCGACCACCACGTCGCGGTGGTGGTCTGCGGCGGCCGGGGCTGGTTCAGCCACGGCGGGCGGGCCCCGCAGCCGGTGACGGCGCCGGCGCTGCTGTGGCTGGTCCCGGGGGTGGAGCACCACTACGGCCCCGATCCGGGGACCGGCTGGGAGGAGTGCTTCGTGGACTTCTCCGGCCACAGCGTGGAGGCGTACACCGATCTCGGCTACGTCACCCCGGACCGCCCGCTGGTGCCGCTGAGCGGGACGGCCGGGGTACGGCACGTGGTCGACGGGATCGTACGGGCGGCCCGGCGCGGCGGTCCGCTGCTGGAGGTGGAGGCCGCGGCGGCCGTGCACGGGCTGCTGGTCGCGCTGCGCTACGCCCGGGCCGAGGTGTCGCGGCACGGGGACGCCGTGATGGACACCCTGGCCCGGGACGCGCTGCTGCCCATATCGGTGGCCGAGCACGCCGCCCGGCTCGGGATGCCGCTCCCCCAGCTGCGCCGGGCGGTGCGGCGCAGTACCGGGGAGGGGGTCAAGGAATACCTCCTCGGCATCCGGCTGAGCCGGGCCAAGGAGCTGCTGGCCCGTACCGACCTGCCGGTCGCCGGAGTCGCCCGGCGGGTCGGTTACGAGGACGCCGCCTACTTCAGCAGGCTGTTCAGCCACCGGGTGGGCGTGGCGCCCGGCCGGTTCCGCCAACAGCAGTCGACGCAGCAATCGACGCAGCAGCCGTCCGCGTCACGGTAG
- a CDS encoding ammonium transporter → MASAITTLAADAPTLSAANTGFMLICSALVMLMTPGLAFFYGGMVRVKSSLNMLMMSFISLGIVTILWVLFGFSLAFGADTGSLIGWTSDYVGLSGIGITELWDGYTIPVYVFAVFQLMFAIITPALISGALADRVKFSAWALFITLWVTIVYFPVAHWVWGAGGWLFELGVIDFAGGTAVHINAGAAALGVILVIGKRVGFKKDPMRPHSLPLVMLGAGLLWFGWFGFNAGSWLGNDDGVGAVMFLNTQVATAAAMLAWLGYEKLRHGSFTTLGAASGAVAGLVAITPSGGSCSPLGAIAIGAIAGVVCAMAVGLKYKFGYDDSLDVVGVHLVGGVIGSLLVGLFATGGVQSDAAGLFYGGGLEQLGKQAVGVFSVLAYSLVASAVLAFLLDKTIGMRVTEDDEVSGIDQVEHAETAYDFSGAGGGSSSRSTAAPAPVAAASKKVDA, encoded by the coding sequence ATGGCATCAGCCATCACGACCCTCGCGGCAGACGCCCCGACGCTGTCTGCCGCGAACACCGGGTTCATGCTCATCTGCTCCGCCCTGGTCATGCTGATGACCCCGGGACTCGCCTTCTTCTACGGAGGCATGGTCCGCGTCAAGAGCAGCCTCAACATGCTGATGATGAGCTTCATCAGCCTCGGGATCGTCACGATCCTCTGGGTCCTCTTCGGATTCAGCCTCGCCTTCGGCGCCGACACCGGCTCCCTCATCGGCTGGACCTCCGACTACGTGGGCCTCAGCGGCATCGGGATCACCGAGCTGTGGGACGGCTACACCATCCCCGTCTACGTCTTCGCCGTCTTCCAGCTGATGTTCGCGATCATCACCCCCGCCCTGATAAGCGGTGCGCTGGCCGACCGCGTGAAGTTCAGCGCGTGGGCCCTGTTCATCACCCTCTGGGTCACCATCGTCTACTTCCCCGTCGCCCACTGGGTGTGGGGCGCCGGCGGCTGGCTCTTCGAGCTCGGCGTCATCGACTTCGCGGGCGGCACCGCCGTCCACATCAACGCGGGTGCCGCGGCCCTCGGCGTGATCCTCGTCATCGGCAAGCGCGTCGGGTTCAAGAAGGACCCGATGCGCCCGCACAGCCTCCCGCTCGTGATGCTCGGCGCCGGCCTCCTGTGGTTCGGCTGGTTCGGCTTCAACGCCGGATCCTGGCTCGGCAACGACGACGGCGTCGGCGCCGTCATGTTCCTCAACACCCAGGTCGCCACCGCCGCCGCCATGCTCGCCTGGCTCGGCTACGAGAAGCTGCGCCACGGCTCCTTCACCACCCTCGGCGCCGCCTCCGGCGCGGTCGCGGGCCTCGTCGCCATCACCCCCTCCGGCGGCTCCTGCTCCCCGCTCGGCGCGATCGCCATCGGCGCCATCGCCGGTGTCGTGTGCGCCATGGCCGTCGGCCTGAAGTACAAGTTCGGCTACGACGACTCCCTCGACGTGGTCGGCGTCCACCTCGTCGGCGGTGTCATCGGCTCCCTCCTCGTCGGCCTCTTCGCCACCGGCGGGGTCCAGTCCGACGCGGCCGGCCTCTTCTACGGCGGCGGCCTGGAGCAGCTCGGCAAGCAGGCCGTGGGAGTCTTCTCCGTCCTCGCCTACTCTCTCGTGGCGTCCGCGGTACTCGCCTTCCTGCTCGACAAGACGATCGGAATGCGCGTCACCGAGGACGACGAGGTCTCCGGCATCGACCAGGTCGAACACGCCGAGACCGCCTACGACTTCAGCGGGGCCGGCGGCGGCTCCTCCTCCCGGAGCACCGCCGCACCCGCCCCCGTTGCCGCCGCGAGCAAGAAGGTTGACGCATGA